Proteins found in one Lutimonas zeaxanthinifaciens genomic segment:
- the dnaK gene encoding molecular chaperone DnaK, with protein MSKIIGIDLGTTNSCVSVMEGNEPVVIPNAEGKRTTPSIVAFVEDGERKVGDPAKRQAVTNPIKTIYSIKRFMGNKFSESKMEADRVPYKVVKGDNDTPRVDIDGRLYTPQEISAMVLQKMKKTAEDYLGTEVKEAVVTVPAYFNDAQRQATKEAGEIAGLKVSRIINEPTAAALAYGLDKSGQDKKIAVYDLGGGTFDISILEIGDGVFEVLSTNGDTHLGGDDFDQVIIDWLADEFNKEENMDLRNDPMALQRLKEAAEKAKIELSSSTQTEINLPYVTATASGPKHLVKTLTRAQFEKLSDSLVKRSMTPVSAALKDADLSKSDIDDVILVGGSTRMPKIQEEVEKFFGKKPSKGVNPDEVVAIGAAIQGGVLTGDVKDVLLLDVTPLSLGIETMGNVATKLIEANTTIPTKKSQVFSTAADNQPSVEIHVLQGERAMAADNKTIGRFHLDGIPPAPRGVPQIEVTFDIDANGIINVSAKDKGTGKEHNIRIEASSGLSDEEIQKMKADAEANADADKKAKETAEKINGADAMIFQTESQLKEFGEKLSADKKAPIESSLEELKKAHESKDIAQIDAAMEKINEAWKAASEEIYKAQQEAQAGGAQPGPDAGAAGAGAGDAAQDDVQDVDFEEVKED; from the coding sequence ATGAGTAAGATAATTGGAATAGATTTAGGAACAACCAACTCCTGCGTTTCTGTAATGGAAGGTAACGAGCCTGTTGTAATTCCTAATGCAGAAGGAAAACGCACAACGCCTTCTATCGTTGCTTTTGTTGAAGATGGAGAAAGAAAGGTTGGAGATCCTGCAAAACGTCAGGCGGTTACCAATCCGATCAAAACCATTTATTCGATCAAAAGATTTATGGGAAATAAATTCTCAGAGTCAAAAATGGAGGCGGACAGAGTGCCTTATAAAGTAGTTAAAGGAGACAATGACACTCCAAGAGTAGATATTGATGGCAGATTATATACACCGCAGGAAATTTCTGCTATGGTACTTCAGAAAATGAAGAAAACTGCTGAAGATTATCTTGGAACTGAAGTTAAGGAAGCAGTTGTAACTGTGCCGGCATATTTTAATGATGCCCAAAGACAAGCCACTAAGGAAGCTGGTGAGATTGCTGGTTTAAAGGTAAGCAGGATCATCAACGAACCTACTGCGGCTGCTTTGGCATACGGACTTGATAAGTCAGGTCAGGATAAGAAAATTGCCGTATATGATTTAGGTGGTGGTACATTTGATATTTCAATCCTTGAAATCGGAGATGGAGTATTCGAAGTATTATCTACAAATGGTGATACTCACCTGGGTGGTGATGATTTTGACCAGGTAATCATCGACTGGTTGGCAGATGAGTTCAACAAGGAAGAGAATATGGATTTGAGAAATGATCCAATGGCGCTTCAAAGATTGAAGGAAGCTGCTGAAAAGGCAAAAATCGAATTGTCTTCAAGTACGCAGACAGAAATTAACTTACCTTATGTAACAGCAACAGCGTCAGGACCAAAACACTTGGTTAAAACACTGACAAGAGCTCAGTTTGAGAAGTTGTCTGACAGCCTTGTAAAAAGATCGATGACTCCGGTAAGTGCAGCCTTAAAAGATGCAGACCTGAGCAAGTCAGATATCGATGACGTAATTTTGGTAGGTGGTTCTACAAGAATGCCAAAAATTCAGGAAGAAGTTGAAAAGTTCTTTGGAAAGAAACCTTCTAAAGGTGTAAACCCGGACGAGGTTGTGGCAATTGGAGCCGCAATTCAAGGAGGAGTATTGACAGGAGATGTTAAGGACGTGCTGTTACTTGATGTAACACCTCTTTCACTGGGAATCGAAACAATGGGTAACGTAGCCACAAAATTGATTGAAGCCAATACCACGATCCCTACAAAGAAATCACAGGTATTCTCTACTGCTGCCGACAATCAACCATCGGTTGAGATTCATGTTCTTCAGGGAGAAAGAGCCATGGCAGCTGATAACAAAACGATTGGTAGATTCCATTTAGATGGTATTCCACCAGCACCAAGAGGAGTGCCACAGATCGAAGTAACCTTTGATATTGACGCGAACGGTATTATCAATGTTTCAGCTAAGGACAAAGGAACAGGTAAGGAGCATAATATCCGAATCGAAGCCTCTTCAGGATTATCTGATGAAGAAATCCAAAAGATGAAAGCTGATGCAGAAGCAAATGCAGATGCAGATAAGAAAGCCAAAGAAACTGCAGAAAAGATCAATGGAGCGGATGCTATGATCTTCCAGACAGAAAGCCAGTTGAAAGAATTTGGAGAAAAGCTTTCTGCAGACAAAAAGGCCCCTATCGAATCTTCTTTGGAAGAATTGAAAAAAGCGCATGAATCTAAGGATATTGCACAGATCGATGCGGCAATGGAGAAAATCAATGAAGCGTGGAAAGCTGCGTCAGAAGAGATTTATAAAGCACAGCAGGAAGCTCAGGCAGGTGGTGCTCAGCCAGGTCCTGATGCGGGTGCAGCCGGTGCAGGAGCTGGTGATGCAGCCCAGGATGATGTGCAGGATGTTGATTTTGAAGAAGTCAAGGAAGACTAA
- the guaA gene encoding glutamine-hydrolyzing GMP synthase, producing MQNKVLILDFGSQVTQLIARRVRELNIYCEIHPFNSEKFDVNDFEAVILSGSPHSVRNEDAPHPDLSEIKGKKPLLGICYGAQYLVHFFGGKVGQSNSREYGRANLSYVDHSNELFDNINEGSQVWMSHSDTIMEMPENYSVIASTHDIDNAAFKIKGEQTYAIQFHPEVYHSTDGKQLLENFLVHIAGLVQDWTPDSFVETTVSELKEKIGNEKVVLGLSGGVDSTVAAVLLDKAIGKNLYCIFVNNGLLRKHEFENVLDQYKHMGLNVKGVDASDRFLKKLKGIEDPELKRKAIGNTFIEVFDDEAHLIEDVTWLAQGTIYPDVIESVSATGGPSATIKSHHNVGGLPDFMKLKIVEPLRTIFKDEVRRVGRSMGIDDELLGRHPFPGPGLGIRILGDITAEKVAMLQEVDHIFLEGLKRWKLYDSVWQAGAMLLPVQSVGVMGDERTYEKAVVLRAVSSTDGMTADWVDLPYKFLQETSNKIINGVKGVNRVVYDISSKPPATIEWE from the coding sequence ATGCAAAACAAGGTACTTATTTTAGATTTTGGATCACAGGTCACTCAACTTATAGCAAGAAGAGTCAGAGAGCTGAATATATATTGTGAAATCCATCCATTTAACAGTGAAAAATTTGATGTTAACGATTTTGAGGCAGTGATCCTTTCAGGTAGCCCTCATTCAGTGCGAAACGAAGATGCCCCTCATCCTGATCTTTCAGAGATAAAAGGTAAAAAACCACTTCTGGGAATTTGTTATGGAGCCCAGTATCTTGTTCATTTCTTTGGTGGTAAGGTGGGGCAGTCTAACTCCAGAGAGTACGGTAGAGCCAATTTATCCTATGTAGATCACAGTAATGAACTTTTTGATAATATCAATGAAGGATCTCAGGTTTGGATGAGTCATAGTGATACGATCATGGAGATGCCGGAAAACTATTCTGTGATTGCGAGTACACATGACATTGATAACGCGGCTTTTAAGATTAAAGGAGAACAAACCTACGCGATTCAATTTCATCCGGAGGTGTATCATTCAACTGATGGAAAACAGCTTTTGGAAAACTTTCTTGTACATATTGCTGGATTGGTTCAGGACTGGACCCCAGATTCCTTTGTTGAGACAACGGTTTCAGAATTGAAAGAAAAAATAGGAAACGAGAAGGTTGTTCTTGGTTTGTCAGGTGGTGTAGACTCTACGGTGGCTGCTGTTCTTTTAGATAAAGCAATTGGCAAAAACCTTTACTGCATTTTCGTCAACAACGGATTACTGAGAAAACATGAATTCGAAAACGTTCTTGATCAGTACAAGCATATGGGGCTTAATGTAAAAGGGGTGGACGCCTCGGATCGTTTTCTTAAAAAACTGAAGGGAATAGAAGATCCTGAATTAAAAAGGAAGGCAATAGGAAATACTTTTATCGAGGTATTTGATGATGAAGCCCATCTCATCGAAGATGTTACCTGGCTCGCACAAGGGACAATTTATCCGGATGTTATTGAGTCCGTTTCCGCAACGGGAGGCCCTTCTGCAACGATAAAATCACATCACAATGTAGGTGGTTTGCCAGACTTTATGAAGTTAAAGATTGTTGAACCATTAAGAACCATTTTCAAGGATGAGGTCAGAAGAGTGGGAAGAAGTATGGGAATAGATGATGAACTTCTCGGGAGGCATCCATTTCCCGGACCTGGGCTAGGGATCAGGATCTTAGGAGATATTACTGCAGAGAAAGTTGCCATGCTTCAGGAAGTGGATCATATTTTTCTTGAAGGGTTAAAGAGATGGAAACTGTATGATTCAGTTTGGCAGGCGGGGGCCATGTTGTTGCCTGTTCAGTCGGTCGGTGTTATGGGGGATGAAAGAACTTATGAAAAAGCTGTTGTTTTAAGGGCAGTATCTTCTACCGACGGTATGACCGCAGATTGGGTTGACCTTCCGTATAAATTCTTACAGGAAACCTCAAATAAAATAATAAATGGTGTAAAAGGTGTGAACAGGGTAGTATATGATATAAGTTCCAAACCACCTGCTACCATAGAGTGGGAATAA
- a CDS encoding cation:proton antiporter family protein, whose translation MDPLWIIFAFGFGFAIKQIDLPPLVGFLIAGFVLNIFGVEQSDTLDNIADFGVMLLLFTIGLKLKIRNLLNKQILITSSLHMMITTVIFGLIILQLSYLSISKFSGLSIQSSVLIAFALSFSSTVFAVKILEETGSMKTSHGKLAIGILVIQDIFAVLFLTLSSGKSPSLWAFSLLLLLFIPKLLNRTKLSFILNGTGHGELLILLGVLLPITGAALFELVGLKADLGALTFGVLLADNKRADELSKTMLGFKDLFLVGFFLSIGLLGSPSLEAIGIALALSLLIPLKSILFFVIFTKLKVRARTSVLGSFSLSNYSEFGLIVGAAGVSSGWITSEWLVIFAVALSFSMLFSSILNTRSQPIYARFQKYFLRFETRTRLKGDEPIIFADEEVIVFGMGRSGSEVYRVMSEKYGKKVLGIDISSEVIENHKKLGNNVIQGDATDLNFWQRINMSEKLPLVILVTPSHSTHMRVIEQLDEIHCSIRIAAISRFDDEMKELHDAGVEVVFNLYEEAGFGFANHTFNQIYNSSSSKGPQV comes from the coding sequence ATGGACCCTCTCTGGATAATTTTTGCATTTGGATTTGGTTTTGCAATCAAGCAGATCGATCTGCCTCCGCTTGTTGGATTTCTCATCGCGGGATTCGTTTTAAATATTTTTGGAGTTGAACAAAGTGATACTCTTGATAATATTGCTGATTTTGGGGTCATGTTACTACTCTTTACAATCGGATTAAAACTAAAAATCAGAAACCTTTTAAACAAACAAATCCTGATCACATCTTCCCTTCATATGATGATCACCACGGTGATTTTTGGGCTGATCATACTGCAATTAAGCTATTTAAGCATTTCCAAATTTAGTGGACTCAGTATTCAGTCCTCAGTTCTCATTGCCTTTGCTTTAAGTTTTTCAAGCACTGTGTTTGCCGTGAAGATACTTGAAGAAACCGGAAGCATGAAAACCTCACACGGTAAGTTGGCCATCGGCATCTTAGTAATTCAAGATATTTTTGCAGTTCTTTTTCTGACCCTGAGTTCTGGAAAAAGCCCTTCTTTGTGGGCCTTTAGCCTACTTTTGTTGTTATTTATCCCAAAACTCCTGAACAGAACCAAGTTGTCTTTTATTCTTAATGGAACAGGACATGGTGAATTATTAATTTTACTGGGAGTCCTTTTACCTATAACAGGAGCAGCCCTTTTTGAACTGGTGGGTTTAAAAGCTGATCTGGGCGCCCTGACTTTTGGCGTTCTTTTAGCTGATAATAAAAGAGCTGATGAACTTTCAAAAACAATGTTGGGTTTCAAAGACCTGTTTCTCGTTGGCTTTTTTCTTTCGATAGGACTTCTGGGGAGTCCCAGTTTGGAAGCCATAGGAATTGCTTTGGCCTTATCGTTACTAATACCTTTAAAATCCATATTGTTTTTCGTCATTTTTACGAAGTTAAAAGTAAGAGCCAGAACATCTGTATTGGGCTCCTTTAGTTTGTCAAATTACAGTGAATTCGGATTAATAGTTGGAGCAGCTGGTGTCTCCTCCGGCTGGATCACTTCAGAATGGCTTGTCATATTTGCAGTGGCGCTTTCATTTTCAATGCTGTTTTCATCGATTTTGAATACCAGGTCTCAACCTATCTATGCAAGATTTCAAAAATATTTTTTACGGTTCGAAACCAGGACCCGTTTAAAAGGTGATGAGCCTATTATTTTTGCCGATGAAGAAGTCATCGTATTTGGGATGGGTAGATCCGGTTCAGAAGTCTATAGAGTGATGTCTGAAAAATATGGAAAAAAGGTTCTTGGCATCGATATCAGTTCAGAGGTAATCGAAAACCACAAAAAACTAGGTAATAATGTCATTCAGGGTGATGCCACAGATCTAAATTTCTGGCAACGAATCAACATGTCCGAAAAACTCCCCCTTGTAATCCTTGTGACACCGAGTCATTCAACTCATATGCGGGTTATAGAACAACTCGATGAAATACATTGCAGCATTAGAATTGCGGCTATTTCCAGATTTGATGATGAAATGAAGGAATTACATGATGCCGGTGTTGAGGTAGTTTTCAACCTATATGAGGAAGCAGGATTTGGATTTGCAAATCACACCTTTAACCAAATATATAATTCGAGTTCATCTAAGGGTCCACAGGTGTGA
- a CDS encoding LysM peptidoglycan-binding domain-containing protein has product MKRIKLVVLLIFFGWVSLLAQDKKFITYKVKEGESIQSIAKALAITPYDLLKLNPDIKGDVAENDILIIPNKQYDPLVDISNADLTGVSDRDIIVDKFIYHEVIPKETLYSISKNFNVSTEELNKINPFLAENGLKIGQVIKIPLQIDDTELSAKEEKMQPYLVKPKETKFSIAKKFGITIGYLEELNPKIEKDGLQIDDVILVPAEVQESGDDGYLVYEVQKLETLYSLTKKFEIAEEELVELNPEIGQGVRAGMLIRVPDLHAGSKPMFIDMIPEDKALKVAMMLPFKSKRDSLNFEKDRLLKITTDFYFGALMAIDSLKKQGLSVHMKVFDTENNRQISKRISNQIELQEFDAVIGPLFLSNVREVSDNLKYGKPLIVSPISTKDHSDIQNPKLIQDKASMENHISEMIDFVKRKYENQDLIVIRNDSERSDLRYNRIIDELKALNPEKEVLTLSPKDGYIKPDDFKVFRDTLDRDIVNWFFVTDNEPAYLGDVFNNLGVFPEADSLMVFGFEKDRNFDKIDNNFLDRVNFHYPSNSFIDYNNSEAYRSFETAYKRKYFTFPSSYAVEGFDVTYDLLMRLASDEDFVNQGRSERIATKYDYIENTSGSIINNGIYIIKYDGLEQKLVSDEITPVDP; this is encoded by the coding sequence ATGAAAAGAATTAAACTTGTTGTTTTACTAATTTTCTTTGGTTGGGTTTCATTGCTTGCTCAGGACAAGAAATTTATAACTTATAAAGTCAAAGAGGGAGAAAGTATACAGAGTATTGCTAAAGCTCTTGCAATTACGCCCTATGATCTGCTTAAATTGAATCCTGATATCAAGGGAGATGTTGCCGAAAACGACATTCTGATTATTCCGAATAAGCAATATGATCCTTTGGTAGATATAAGTAATGCCGATTTGACAGGAGTAAGTGATCGTGATATTATAGTGGATAAATTTATTTATCACGAAGTGATTCCGAAGGAAACCTTGTATAGTATCAGCAAGAATTTTAATGTAAGTACAGAAGAGTTGAATAAGATTAATCCCTTTCTCGCAGAAAATGGATTAAAAATTGGGCAGGTCATAAAAATACCTTTGCAGATCGATGATACAGAACTTTCAGCTAAAGAAGAAAAAATGCAACCCTATTTAGTAAAGCCGAAAGAAACCAAGTTCAGTATCGCGAAAAAGTTTGGGATTACGATTGGATACCTTGAGGAACTCAATCCTAAAATAGAAAAAGACGGGCTTCAAATTGATGACGTTATATTGGTACCTGCTGAGGTGCAGGAAAGCGGAGATGATGGCTACCTGGTTTATGAAGTGCAAAAACTGGAAACACTTTACAGTTTAACAAAAAAGTTTGAAATAGCAGAGGAGGAACTTGTTGAATTGAATCCTGAAATCGGTCAGGGGGTCAGGGCAGGAATGCTGATCAGAGTTCCTGACTTGCATGCGGGATCCAAGCCAATGTTTATTGATATGATACCTGAAGACAAGGCCCTGAAGGTAGCGATGATGTTACCCTTTAAGAGTAAAAGAGATAGTTTAAATTTTGAAAAGGACAGGCTTTTAAAGATTACTACTGACTTTTATTTTGGCGCATTGATGGCTATAGATTCCTTAAAAAAGCAAGGCTTGTCTGTTCACATGAAGGTTTTCGATACGGAAAACAACCGACAGATTTCAAAGAGGATAAGTAACCAGATTGAGCTTCAGGAGTTTGATGCAGTCATTGGGCCATTATTCCTGTCTAACGTGAGGGAAGTATCTGATAATTTAAAATATGGCAAACCCCTTATTGTTTCTCCTATATCCACAAAGGATCATTCAGATATTCAGAATCCCAAGTTAATACAGGATAAAGCCTCTATGGAAAATCACATCAGTGAAATGATAGATTTCGTCAAACGAAAATATGAAAATCAAGATCTTATCGTTATCCGAAACGACAGTGAAAGGTCTGACTTACGTTATAACAGAATTATTGACGAGTTAAAAGCTTTAAACCCTGAAAAGGAAGTGTTGACCTTGTCTCCTAAAGATGGATACATCAAACCTGATGATTTTAAGGTTTTTAGAGATACACTTGATCGGGATATTGTTAACTGGTTTTTTGTGACCGATAACGAACCTGCTTATTTGGGTGATGTTTTTAATAATCTTGGGGTGTTTCCTGAAGCTGACAGCCTCATGGTTTTTGGTTTTGAAAAGGATAGAAACTTTGATAAAATAGACAATAACTTTTTAGACAGGGTAAATTTCCATTATCCGAGTAACTCCTTTATTGATTATAACAACAGTGAGGCATATAGAAGTTTTGAAACTGCCTATAAAAGGAAGTATTTTACCTTTCCAAGTTCTTATGCTGTAGAGGGCTTTGACGTAACTTACGATCTTTTAATGAGGCTGGCAAGTGATGAGGATTTTGTAAATCAGGGCAGGTCTGAAAGGATTGCTACAAAATATGATTACATAGAGAATACTTCGGGTAGTATCATTAATAATGGAATTTACATCATCAAATACGACGGATTAGAACAGAAGTTGGTCTCTGATGAAATCACACCTGTGGACCCTTAG
- the nhaA gene encoding Na+/H+ antiporter NhaA, translated as MENKPLNSFRISRFINEEAYGGIFLIIATLVALIWANSSFYESYHYIWHDYKVGFVWGEIDLVASLHHWINDGLMALFFFVVGLEIKREIMGGELSSMKKASLPIAAAVGGMVFPAILYVIVTINYPEYINGWGIPMATDIAFALGLLAMLGSKVPLNLKIFLTALAIADDLGAVMVIALFYTESIDMNELLYAGFCLAVLVAANFAGVRRTVFYALIGFAGVWIAFIYSGVHATIAGVLIALTIPARTKISENDYIDKLGKYLEKFKKENPDTKSTLLTKGQVHVISEIEDLSKKAHTPLQKLEHALHPVTAYFILPVFALSNAGVHIDGSIDDMMIHPISLGIVAGLVLGKFLGISLFSKLMVRMKIATLPEGVTWNQIYGVSFLAGIGFTMSMFISDLAFKDDSFKQIAKVGIMCASLLAAIIGMLWLSLTSNKSE; from the coding sequence ATGGAAAACAAACCTTTAAACTCTTTCAGAATATCCCGATTTATTAATGAAGAAGCCTATGGAGGCATTTTTTTGATTATTGCAACCCTTGTGGCTTTGATCTGGGCAAATTCGTCTTTTTATGAAAGTTATCATTACATATGGCACGATTATAAGGTGGGGTTCGTATGGGGTGAAATTGATTTGGTGGCCTCCCTCCATCATTGGATAAATGACGGATTGATGGCACTGTTCTTTTTTGTGGTGGGACTAGAGATCAAAAGAGAAATTATGGGTGGTGAGTTATCCTCAATGAAGAAGGCATCCCTTCCTATTGCTGCAGCTGTTGGGGGTATGGTCTTTCCTGCCATTCTTTATGTAATTGTTACAATCAACTATCCTGAATATATAAACGGATGGGGAATTCCAATGGCTACAGATATTGCTTTTGCTTTGGGGTTGCTCGCCATGCTTGGCAGTAAGGTCCCGTTAAATTTAAAAATCTTCTTAACTGCACTTGCCATAGCAGATGATTTGGGAGCGGTAATGGTAATTGCACTATTCTATACAGAATCCATTGACATGAACGAACTTTTGTATGCAGGATTCTGTCTGGCCGTCCTGGTTGCCGCCAATTTTGCAGGGGTCAGAAGAACAGTCTTTTACGCCCTGATAGGCTTTGCAGGAGTTTGGATCGCATTTATCTATTCAGGTGTACATGCTACAATAGCCGGAGTGCTGATTGCGCTGACCATACCCGCCAGGACAAAGATCAGTGAAAACGATTATATTGATAAACTCGGAAAGTATCTGGAAAAGTTTAAAAAAGAAAATCCCGATACTAAATCTACACTGCTGACCAAAGGTCAGGTTCATGTGATTTCAGAAATTGAAGATCTTAGCAAAAAAGCACATACCCCTTTGCAAAAGCTGGAACATGCGCTGCATCCTGTTACTGCCTATTTTATTCTTCCTGTATTCGCATTGAGTAATGCCGGGGTGCATATTGACGGAAGTATAGACGACATGATGATACATCCCATATCACTTGGTATTGTTGCCGGACTTGTTCTTGGAAAATTCCTGGGTATCTCCTTATTTTCTAAATTAATGGTAAGGATGAAAATAGCCACACTACCGGAGGGCGTTACCTGGAATCAGATCTACGGAGTATCATTTTTAGCCGGAATAGGGTTTACCATGTCCATGTTTATTTCTGACCTGGCCTTTAAAGATGATTCATTCAAACAAATAGCCAAGGTAGGGATCATGTGCGCTTCATTGTTAGCGGCCATCATCGGAATGTTATGGCTCAGTCTGACCAGCAATAAAAGTGAATGA
- a CDS encoding glycoside hydrolase family 10 protein: MNQLRSIPFVLLILFSMLRVNAQDLPKREFRGVWVATVGNIDWPSNRNLTSEQQKNEIINLLDLFKKLNFNAIIFQIRPSADAFYNSKYEPWSYYLNGENNKPPNPYYDPLAFIIEEAHKRGMEFHAWLNPYRAVVNYQEYRSNPFPLTYEKPEWFINYGKNKYFDPGIPEVRTYTTGIVTDIVQNYDIDAIHFDDYFYPYKIHDQVFDDARSFASHGGNFFPENRDDWRRENVNYIIRDLYHTIKDLKPWVQFGISPFGVWRNQEDDQRGSETLAGQTNYDDLFADILYWMKNGWVDYILPQAYWHIGHEKVSYDKVINWWSDNSFGTKLYIGHGMYKLGDNNEPLAWNKKSPTEIEKQLELNHSLSNIDGSVFFSAKSFISNTYNINTALTDRFYTHPSLQPVANKSEKFTPQPVSNARISKVRNKQYLLSWDVIPENQSYQAVKFLVYKFKKDETHNLNKTANIIALTGATQIEIAKKDVNPGESLIIVSVSRNNNLGSPVTVRF; this comes from the coding sequence ATGAATCAGTTGAGATCGATCCCTTTCGTATTATTGATATTGTTTTCTATGCTTCGTGTTAACGCACAGGACCTGCCAAAAAGAGAGTTCAGAGGAGTGTGGGTGGCGACTGTTGGAAATATCGACTGGCCAAGCAACAGGAATCTGACAAGCGAGCAGCAAAAAAATGAAATTATAAACCTCCTTGATCTTTTTAAGAAACTAAACTTTAATGCAATTATCTTTCAAATAAGGCCATCCGCAGATGCGTTTTACAACTCAAAATATGAACCCTGGTCGTATTATCTCAACGGAGAAAACAATAAACCTCCAAATCCCTACTATGACCCTCTGGCCTTTATCATTGAAGAGGCACATAAAAGAGGCATGGAATTTCACGCCTGGCTGAACCCTTATCGCGCAGTTGTAAACTATCAGGAGTACCGATCCAATCCATTTCCTCTGACTTACGAAAAACCGGAATGGTTTATCAATTATGGAAAAAATAAATACTTTGACCCCGGAATTCCAGAGGTAAGAACTTACACAACAGGGATCGTTACCGATATTGTTCAGAACTACGATATCGATGCCATTCACTTTGATGACTACTTTTATCCTTATAAAATCCATGACCAGGTGTTTGATGACGCAAGAAGTTTTGCGTCTCACGGCGGTAATTTCTTTCCTGAAAACAGAGATGACTGGAGAAGGGAAAATGTAAATTATATCATTAGAGATCTATACCATACCATAAAGGACCTCAAACCCTGGGTGCAATTTGGCATCAGCCCCTTTGGAGTTTGGCGCAATCAGGAAGATGATCAACGAGGTTCAGAGACCTTAGCCGGCCAAACCAATTATGATGATCTTTTTGCGGATATTTTATATTGGATGAAGAATGGATGGGTAGATTATATTCTTCCTCAGGCCTACTGGCATATCGGTCACGAGAAAGTTTCCTATGACAAAGTGATCAACTGGTGGTCTGATAATTCTTTTGGGACCAAACTTTATATTGGCCACGGCATGTACAAACTTGGAGATAATAATGAACCCCTGGCCTGGAATAAAAAAAGCCCTACCGAAATAGAAAAACAACTGGAATTAAACCACAGTCTTTCCAACATAGACGGTAGTGTATTTTTCAGTGCAAAATCTTTTATTTCGAACACCTATAACATTAATACTGCCTTGACAGATCGGTTTTATACACACCCATCTTTACAACCCGTAGCAAATAAATCCGAAAAATTCACTCCACAACCTGTTAGTAACGCCAGAATATCGAAGGTAAGGAACAAACAGTATCTTTTATCCTGGGATGTTATTCCGGAGAACCAATCCTATCAGGCTGTTAAGTTTCTGGTCTATAAGTTTAAGAAAGATGAAACACACAATTTAAATAAAACCGCCAATATCATAGCCCTTACCGGTGCAACTCAGATCGAAATTGCAAAAAAAGATGTGAACCCCGGAGAAAGCCTGATCATTGTTAGTGTCAGTCGAAACAATAATTTAGGGAGCCCGGTTACCGTTAGGTTCTAA
- the yaaA gene encoding peroxide stress protein YaaA, which yields MKIVISPAKSLDFDSKAPTSEYSQPIFLKQAERLNRILRKKSARSLSKLMSISAALGQLNYERNQEWELPFAPENSKQAVYAFTGEVYRGLDANTIPEEDLEFLQNSLRILSGQYGILKPLDLIQAYRLEMGTKLKVGVKPNLYKFWGSEITKAINQELEENELFVNLASNEYFKVIQQKDLKVPVVTPVFKDLKNGEYKVIMTFAKQARGLMVRYIVDHKVSDIEGIKGFNYGGYGFDENLSTDTELVFTR from the coding sequence ATGAAGATAGTTATTTCACCTGCAAAGTCTTTGGATTTCGATTCTAAGGCTCCTACCTCAGAATACAGTCAGCCAATTTTTTTAAAACAGGCGGAACGCCTGAATAGAATTTTGAGAAAAAAGTCGGCGAGATCATTGTCAAAATTAATGTCCATATCTGCTGCTCTCGGACAATTGAATTACGAGAGAAACCAGGAATGGGAGCTACCTTTTGCACCCGAAAATTCCAAACAGGCAGTATATGCCTTTACCGGTGAAGTTTACAGAGGCCTTGACGCCAATACGATTCCGGAAGAGGACCTGGAATTTTTGCAAAACAGTCTGCGTATCTTATCAGGACAATATGGAATTCTCAAACCTCTGGATTTGATACAGGCTTACAGACTGGAAATGGGGACAAAATTGAAAGTCGGAGTGAAACCAAATTTATATAAGTTCTGGGGAAGCGAAATTACAAAGGCGATAAACCAGGAACTCGAGGAAAATGAACTTTTTGTAAATCTTGCGAGTAATGAGTATTTCAAAGTGATTCAGCAGAAAGATTTAAAAGTTCCGGTGGTGACCCCTGTGTTTAAGGATCTTAAAAATGGAGAATACAAAGTGATCATGACGTTTGCAAAACAGGCAAGGGGATTGATGGTTCGATATATTGTGGATCACAAAGTTTCAGATATCGAGGGGATCAAAGGGTTTAATTATGGAGGCTATGGTTTTGACGAGAATTTATCCACCGATACAGAACTCGTTTTCACAAGATAG